The DNA segment AGAGAGGCTCTATACCCGAGATCAATTGCTTGTGACGGGTAAATTGAACGGTGATCGGATGCATATTATTGTTAATCATTGGCCCAGTAGATATGGTGGACAGGAAAGAAGTATAGCTTCACGAAAGGCTGCTGCTCTGCTGAACAGACATATCATAGACTCGCTGCTCTTGCAGGATGTGCATGCGAAGATCATAACCATGGGCGACTTAAATGATAACCCAACGGATGTGTCTGTTAGTATTCACCTGGATGCACATGTAACTAAAAAAACACTGAATCAACAGGCTCTGTATAATCCCTTGGCTAAGAATTTTATTCAAGGTAATGGAACACTGTATTATAAAGGCACATGGAACTTATTTGATCAGTTGGTTATCTCACAAGGATTTCTAAACCCCACCCATGGGTATGAATTCGACTCGGTATATATTTATCATAAACCTTATCTGATTCAAAAAGAGGGTGATTATAAAGGTTATCTATTGCGTACTTACGGAGGAAGCCAGTATTTGAACGGTTATAGTGACCATTTGCCTGTTTATATGGTGCTGTCTTCGGTTAAAGATTAAGATCTTTTTTTGTATCACTATCAGAATGTCATTTGCTTCGGCCTAGAGTAATTATGATTTTAAAAGATTATTGTGCCTACTTTTGACCTTATTCTTTTGGAAATTACTTATTTTTTTTGCCTTGTTCTGTGATGGCATTTAGTAATTCTTCTATTGAGTGATGTTTGCCTAAAGGTTGATCCTTGAAATATAAACTATAATAAGGGTTGTGGTCTGAGTTCACCATTACTTTCCATTCGCACTTATCAATGACAGGTTCAAAACCAATACGGTATAATGCTCTGCTGACCCAGGTGCTGGCTACTCCTGTACCAACGATTGAGATAGGCTTTCGTTGAATATTATGGTATAAAAAACTGCCTGTTATATTATCAAATTCAATGCCTTCACGTTCAAAAAAACACTTGAAGTCATTTGATAGAACCAGGTCTTCCGGTATTCCTTCCTGTAGGGTTCTACCTTGTGCCAGGAGCCAAATTTTGTCGGCTATCTGCAAAGCCATCTCTAGGTCATGCGTTGATAAAAGGATGCCTCTGTTTTTATTTCTAGATAGGCGACGTAGTAATTGCATGATTTCAATTTTAGCAGGCAAGTCTAAAAATGCGGTAGGTTCATCCAGTATAATAAAGGGTGTTTCTTGTACCAGTGCTTTGGCTATCATTGCTTTTTGTCGTTCACCATCACTCATTTTGTCAATGGGTTTCTGGGCATAACCATTGAGTCCCACTTCCTCAATGGCATGAAGAACCAGTTCTACGTCTTTCTTCATGAGTTTACCAAAGAATCCGGTATAAGGTGTTCTTCCCAATGCTACGAGTTCAAAAACAGTTAGGTTTTGTACATCTAGTCTGTCAGTTAGTACAACGCTAACTCTTTTGGCACGGTGCGCTTCGCTCAGGGTTTCTATTTTATCCTGACCGTACCAAACCTGGCCATACAGAGGTTTTAAGAAGCCGGATAATGTTTTTATCAGAGTGGATTTGCCAGCTCCATTGGGTCCCAAGAGACAAATGAACTGTCCAGCTTTAATGCTTACTTGAATATTTTGATGTAAAGGTTCGCCATGCTTATCGTAACCCACGGCCAGATTTTCGGTAGCTAAAAACATATTTTGTGGCATATCCTTCATGTTATTGTATTAAACTGCGTCGTTTTAGAATTACGTAAACCACAATAGGTGCCCCAATCAGAGAGGTCACTGCATTGATAGGCAAAGTGCCATCTAGGCCAGGAAGGCGGGCTATTAAATGACATAATAATGCCAGAACACCACCAAATAAAATAACGCCGGGAATTAAGATGGAGTGATCGGCAGTTTTAAATATTCCTTTGCATAGGTGAGGAACAGCCAAACCTAAAAAAGCAACTGGTCCACAGAATGCAGTAACCGTTGCAGTGAGTAAACCTGTAA comes from the Saccharicrinis fermentans DSM 9555 = JCM 21142 genome and includes:
- a CDS encoding ABC transporter ATP-binding protein; translation: MKDMPQNMFLATENLAVGYDKHGEPLHQNIQVSIKAGQFICLLGPNGAGKSTLIKTLSGFLKPLYGQVWYGQDKIETLSEAHRAKRVSVVLTDRLDVQNLTVFELVALGRTPYTGFFGKLMKKDVELVLHAIEEVGLNGYAQKPIDKMSDGERQKAMIAKALVQETPFIILDEPTAFLDLPAKIEIMQLLRRLSRNKNRGILLSTHDLEMALQIADKIWLLAQGRTLQEGIPEDLVLSNDFKCFFEREGIEFDNITGSFLYHNIQRKPISIVGTGVASTWVSRALYRIGFEPVIDKCEWKVMVNSDHNPYYSLYFKDQPLGKHHSIEELLNAITEQGKKNK
- a CDS encoding endonuclease/exonuclease/phosphatase family protein, yielding MRYLVFIFLLTLIFNGCKSTSNPKETQQTHVIAFYNLENLFDTIDDRGIFDEEFTPGGSKAWNTQRYRSKLNNLSKVIADLGADQGMDGPSLIGVSEVENRTVLEDLIHTDHLKDKGYAIVHFDSPDKRGIDVGLLYKASAFSLSTAKIYPLFIRDNESGERLYTRDQLLVTGKLNGDRMHIIVNHWPSRYGGQERSIASRKAAALLNRHIIDSLLLQDVHAKIITMGDLNDNPTDVSVSIHLDAHVTKKTLNQQALYNPLAKNFIQGNGTLYYKGTWNLFDQLVISQGFLNPTHGYEFDSVYIYHKPYLIQKEGDYKGYLLRTYGGSQYLNGYSDHLPVYMVLSSVKD